The sequence below is a genomic window from bacterium 336/3.
ATGTATCTCTCCATTACACACTATTAGCAATAGCATCTAAAATAGTTTGGTAATCTACTTCATTCAATCCCTCACCAGCTTTTGAAGGGTATTGGATAGTATTCTCCCAATGGTTTGCAATATCCGTCCATGCATAGGCATCAGGTGTGTACATAATGAGGCGTTTAGACGCTCTGCTCATGGTTTGTCCATCCCATAAATCTGATAAATCATCAAAATTTTTAGGAATAGAAGTAGGATAATTTTGAGGTTTACTATCCGCCTTAAACTCCAAAGGGTGAGTGCTTGCATCTGTCCAAAGTAAAACAATTTGTCTGCGTTTATCACCTTCCTTACTCCAATCTGACTGAATAGCTAAAGCCAAAGCTTCTAAGCCATTTTCGGGTTCATCTCCACCTCCATCAGCTTGAATGGCATCAATAAACTTTTTAAATTCATCTTTCTGGTCAGGGAGTGTTAAAAATTCAGAGGTTTCCATAGATTTATCCCCATCCACATAATAATCTCTAAAAGCAATTATTTTTACTCTTAGTTTATCAATTTGCTTCGATTTTTGTCGCATAAGGGTCGCTAAATCGTCATAAAAACGAAGAGCATTTTCTTTTACTTTACCAATAATTGGCGACATAGAGCCTGTCGCATCAATACACATTACAATATCTACGTGATAGCTAAGTCCTTGCATTCTTTGGGTTTATATTTTTTTTTCTTTGTAAAAATAATATTTTTTTTTGAATCTTAAAAATAAAAGAGAGGCTCGTAAGCCTCTCTTTGTTATTAATCATCATCATCTTTTTTCTTCTTTTTCTTTTTGCCTTTGCTTTCTTCTTCAGCCTTTTTCTTAGCAGCCTCTTCTTCAGCTTTCTTCTTGGCAGCAGCTTCTTCTTCGGCCTTCTTCTTAGCCTCCTCATCAGCTTTTTTCTTAGCATCTGCATCTGAAGACCATACATCATTGGTTGCATCTACATCTGGAAGCATTTTTTTAGGGTCTAATTCTACTTTCTTAACTTTAGAAGTAGTATTTACTCTAATTGTTTTGTTATTACCTTTTTGCCAAACTTCAACTGGTAAATTTATCATTGTTTTTTTACCATTTTCTTCTGTAACCTCCATCATGATAGGCATTACATCTCCATTATTTTTAATTACAACCAAAGCTGCTCCATCTTTTGCATAGCTTACATTGGTAACAGCTTGGTCAATTGTACCTGTTCCATAAAACCATGCTTTCCAGAACCAAGCAAGTTCGTCACCAGCAGCATTGTTCATGAAATTAAAGAAATCGGTAGGTTGTGGGTGTTTAAAAGCCCAAGTTTTAATATAGCTTTTGAAAGCAAAATCGAAACGCTCAGGGCCTAAAATATACTCACGCAATAACCACATACCAGCACCTGGTTTATAGTAAGCTGTTACGCCCAAATTTCTATCTTGAGCTATGTCAGGATATGTAGAAATAGGCTCTCTTGTAGCTCCTTTTACCACAAAACCTTGTAGTTGAGGATTACGCATATTACTAATTGCAAAACCATTAGCATCATAATATTCACCATTATTAAATGCCATAGTACTATAATGATTGATGAAAGTATTGAATCCTTCATCCATCCAAGGATACAAGCGTTCGTTGTTACCTACAATCATAGGGAACCAGTTATGTCCAAACTCGTGGTCTGTTACACCCCATAAGTCTTCACCTTTGGAACGATAGCTACAGAAGTTTACACCAGGGTATTCCATACCACCAATATTACCCGAAATATTATTAGCTGTTGCATAAGGGAATTCAAACCACATTTTAGAATAATGCTCAATAGAAGCTTTGCTATATTCTGTTGAACGTTCCCATCCACCACCTTTGGCATTTTTATCAACACTTTCTTTGGTATAACCTGAAATAGCCAAGATTTTCTTACCACTTGGCAAATTGATACGAGCAGCATCTACAATAAAACCAGTAGAAGCACCAAAAGCAGCATCACGAGTATTTTCTATTTTAAAGTGCCAAGTAAGTTTAGGTTTAGCTGTAGGACGAGCAGTTGCTGTACCTACTTCATTTTCAGAAATAATATCAACAGTCTTATCACTATTTTTAGCTTGTTCCCAACGTTTTACTTGTTCGGCTGTATAACACTCAGCAGGATTTTGCAAAGCACCAGAACCCAAAACCACCATATTGGAAGGGGTTGTAACTTTGAAATCAATGTTTCCATATTCCAAATAAAACTCACCAGAACCCAAATAAGGCTCTACGTTCCAACCTTTGATATCATCATAGACACACATACGGGGATACCATTGAGCCAAGTTATAAATCCAGCCTTTTTCCATTTTGATACGTCCCATACGGTCAGAACCATATTCAGGAATATCGAAAGAATAAGAACCCTCAATTTCTACTTTTCCACCTTTTGCTTTTACAGGAACATCTAAGCGTACTTGCATACGAGTATCTGTAATCATGAATTGAGCAGGTTTTCCACCTACTTTTACGTTTTCTAATGTATAACCTGAAGTTGGGTTTGCACGGTTACGACTACCTTCTACAGATTGTACATAAGTACCACGAGAATCTTCTTTGAACTTGTTTTGTTCCAATTGTAACCAAACAAATGGAAGATTATCAGGAGAGTTATTTGTGTAGGTTATTTTAAAAGTACCCTTTACACTATGCTTTTCGGGGTCAAGCTCAACATTTAATACATAGTCGGCTTTATTTTGCCAGTAAGCCTCGCCAGGCATACCACTCGCAGAACGTGTAGGGGTAGCTCTGAAATCAAATACAGGTTCAAATTTGGCTTGATTATTTTGTAATTGAGCTGATGCCTGAAAAGCAAATGCCCCTACAAATGTAGCCATAAGAATACTTTTTTTCATTGTTAGATTTTGTTTATTAAATTTTGCTTTAAACGAGTTTTTTATTTTATATATTGTTTAAATAGACAAAAATTATTTGCCATACTTCTTTTTATATCTCTGATAAAGTTCTGTTTGTTTGCTAGTTAGCTCTATTTGCTTTCCTTTGATGAATGCCATTTCCACTTGGTTTCCTCTCATATCTAAAATATCACCACTACTAATAATAAGTGTTGCATCTTTTCCTTTTTCTAAAGAACCTACTGTTGCATCAATACCTAATATTTTAGCTGTGTTAGATGTAATCATTTTCAGAGCTTCCTCTTTATCCAAACCGTAGGTAGCAGCAGTACCCGCTGTAAATGCAAGATTTCTAGAACCCATCGATTCCATATCTCCTTCATAGTTTAAACCAACCAATACACCTGCTTTTTGCAGAACTGCTGGTAGTTTATAAGCAATATCTATATCATCATCTGCTCTATTGGGTAGGCTGTGTACTCTATTTAAAAGTACAGGAATATTGTTGTTTTTTAGAAAATCTGCTACTCTAAATGATTCCGAACCACCTACTATTACAATTTTCTTTACACCTTTTTTTTGTGCAAACTGTACGCTTTCTATAATATCTTTGGCTTCATCAGCATGGATATAGAGATTTTTTGAACCCTCAAAAACACCCTTCATAGCTTCATAACGAAGATTTACTGAAGAAGGATTTGTGGTTTGACTGTATGCGATAGCTTCTGTAAAAAATTGTTCAAGTTCTGCAATACGCTTAGGGCGTTCATTATTTTTCTCCATCATTTGTTCTCTCCAGTTGAAGCTATACAAAGGAATCCAGTTCATATGAATACCATCATCAGCTTTATGAACTGCATCTTCCCAATTCCAACCATCCAACTCCATGATTGAAGATGAACCAGAAATAATTCCTCCTCTTGGTGTTGATTGCACTAAAAGTACACCATTATAACGAATAGTAGGAAGCATTTCCGCATCTGTGTTAAATGCTATCAGAGAGCGTACATGGGGGTTATAGGTTCCTACCTCATAATAGTCTCGTGTAGCTCTTACAGCATCTACTTCTGTCAAGCCGACTGTTGTAGATGGCAAAATAAGCCCTGGGTACACATGTTTACCTGTAGCATCAATAGTTTGGGCATCTTTTAAATCTGATGCAATATTTTTATCTACAAGTGTTATTTTACCTTGCTCAAACACTATTGTCCCTTTTTCCACAACAGTGCCATTACCAACATGGATAGTTGCGTTTCTGATAACAACTGGACGTGTTTGTTTGGGGGCTGGTGTAGGATTTTGGGCAGAAGCAAAATAAGCTCCAAACATTAAAAACAATATAGATACTTTTTTCATGAAAACTAGTATTTTAATAGCCACCAAATTAGTGCAATATCATTATAAAACCAATATTTTTTTTATTTTCATTTCTTAATCGTAAAATATTTCATTCTTTAAAGACAACCTTTTATGCATCGAGGTTACAACATTTTGATTTTTTTTATTTTTTTCTGTTCTATTTGGCTATATTCGAGACTTAGATTGTTTTGAGCTGATAGGTTTGTTATTTTGGTAGAATTTCATGGATATGCAAGATATTGAAAATAAATACAATAAGTTAATTATCAGAATTCCTGTTTTTTTAGGATTGGCTTTGGCTTTAGGAATTGGTATTGGTTTCATGATTTCAATACCTAGAAAAAATACAGTATCCGAACAATCCAGTAAAATCACTGAAGTATTGAGCCTTATTCAGAACAATTATGTGGACAGTTTGGGACTTGACTCTACAGCTAATTTTGCAATTCAGAAAATGTTGCAAAACTTAGACCCTCATAGCTCCTATTTCCCTTCTGATGATGCTCCTCTTGCCAAAAGCCAGCTCGAAACGGATTTTGAAGGTGTAGGCATTGAGTATGAATGGGTAAAAGATACACTTTTTGTACTATATCCAGCTAAAAATGGACCTGCTGACAAAGCTGGTGTACTTGCTGGTGATAAAGTAATAGCCATCAACAATGAAAATCTAGCTGCTAATACCACACAAAATACTCTTTTCAAAAAACTCAGAGGCAAAAAAGGTACCAGTGTTGAACTCACTATTTTAAGAGGAAAAAACATTCAGAAAATTTCTGTTATCAGAGATAAAATTCGTAGTTATTCAGTATATGCTTATGCTATTAACTCCGAAATAGGCTTTATCAAAGTATCTAAATTTGCAGAAAAAACTGATTTAGAATTTACTGAAGCTCTCAAAAAGCTTGTAGAAAAAGATAAAGTCAAAAAAATCATTATTGACTTGAGAGATAATGGTGGAGGTTTTATGGATAGAGCTACTAAAATAGCTGATGAGTTTTTGGAAGCAGGTAATATGATTGTTTATACAAAAGGCAAACATAAACGCTATGACCAAGAATATTTGGCAACCAAAGGTGGTATATTTGAAAAAGGTGATGTAGTTCTACTTATTGATGAAGGCTCAGCATCCGCTTCTGAGATTTTAGCTGGAGCCTTACAAGATAATGACAGGGCTATTCTTATAGGCAGACGTTCTTACGGAAAAGGCTTAGTACAAGTCCCTTTTGAACTTTCAGATGGAGCAGAAATGCGTTTAACTGTATCGAAATACTATAGCCCTAGTGGAAGATGCATCCAAAGAGATTATAAAAATGGAAAGCCTTATGATAAAAATCTTGTTGAACGTTATAAAAATGGAGAGTTACTTCACGAAGACAGCATCCATTACGATAGTAAACAGGTTTTTAAAACTAAAAAAGGCAAAAAAGTGTATGGTGGTGGTGGTATCAGTCCTGACTATTTTATTCCCTTAGATACAACTGATTTAAGTACAAGTATTCTAAATCTCATGCGAGAAAACAAGCTTAGAGAGCATGCTTCATTATTTGCTAAAAATAATAAAAAGATTTTGATAGAAATGGGTTTAGATAAATTTGATAAAGGTTGGCAAATAGAAATCAATACTTTTAGAAATATTGTAGGAAATATTTCTATGAATACAACTCAAAGTGATTACTTAAAACTATATTATAAATCGTATTTAGCAAAAGTTTTGTGGGGAAATGAAGCTCAAATCCAAATCAGAAATACACAAGATAAAGCTGTTTTAAAGGCACTAGAAGTTTTAAAATGATTTTTATATGAAATTTAAAGATAAAATTGTACTTGTAACGGGTTCAGCTCGTGGCATTGGAAAGGCTATTTTAACAAAATTTGTGGAAGAAGGAGCTATTGGAATTATTTGGGATGTTCAGACAGAGTTGGCTCAAAAAACAGCACAAGAACTCACAGAAAAAGGTGGGAAAGTGTTTGTTGTGGAAAATGTGGACGTTCGTAATTTGGAATCTGTGGAAAAAGCCACCAAACAAGTGCTTGAAAAATATAACAGAATAGATATTTTGGTTAATAATGCAGGTATTTTAAGAGATGCCAGCCTCAAAAAAATGACTGCTGAGAATTGGCAGGCTGTTTTGGATGTGAACCTCACAGGTGTTTTCAATTGTGCTAAAGTGGTAAGTCAGGTTATGACAGAACAACAATATGGGAAAATTGTGAATATTTCTTCAATTGTAGGCATTACAGGTAATTTTGGACAAAGCAATTATGTAGCTGCCAAAGCTGCAATTGTTGGACTTACCAAGACATGGGCAAAAGAGCTTGGCAGATATAATATTAATGTAAATGCCGTAGCCCCAGGGGCTATTGATACAGAAATGTTTGCATCTGTTCCTGAAGACCACAGAAAAGCCTTTATTCAAAAAATACCCATGGGTAGAATTGGTACACCTGAAGATATTGCCAATTTGTGTGCATTCTTAGCCTCTGAAGAAAGTAGTTTTATCACAGGGCAAACAATTATTGCTGATGGTGGTGGGACGCTGGGTTAAGATATTATTCTTTTTAAATCTTATAACTATTCGGGTTTGGGGACAAAATTTTGTTCTTAATCCTGAATTCAAATATATCTCTAACGAAAATGATTTAAAAGACACAAAAATAGAGGTTACTGATTGGTTTACAGGAGATTTAGAAAGCATTTATCCAAATTATTGGGGATTGGGGAAAGAGTATCAAAAAGGCTTTGCCAAAGGAGTTTTATTCAACTCAAAATTTTATTCTCGAACTTATTTACAAACACAATTTTTATACTCTCTTGAAAAAGATGTATTCTATGATATTGAAATAAAAATTTTAGTTTCTACAAATACCAATGTTGATGAAATTGCTAAAAGTAAAATATGGGGAATTGCTTTTTCTAATGAGTCCATCAAAAAAAATATCATAAAAGATATTCAGCCTGCTTTCGAAATAACTTATTTTAACAAATATAATAATCTTGCAAAAAGGAGATTAAGGCAAACATGGGCAAAAGAATATGGAGGAATTTATGACAGTTCAAAAGATTTATGGGAAAACAAAGTTTTAACTATTCAATTCAGTTATCAAGCCAAAGGCTATGAAAAATGGCTGATTATTGGAAATTTTCAGGATGACAATATATATTTGGAAAATCTTGCAAAAAAAATCAAAAAATATCCCAAAGAATCATTTAATATCAATATGTCTGTTTATGAGGTCAATATCTACCCTAAACGTACTACTCGTTTCTAATTAAAAAACAGTGATAAAGAGTTATTTAGAATATTTTTGGAAAGCCAAAGACGAACATGGTCTGCACTCTCCTTTCGTGTTTGAATTATATACCCAGATTATCAAGAAATCTGAAGAAGAATACTATGCTTATGCAGAAATAGAACAATTGAGAGAAAACCTACTCAATAGCACAGAAACTATTGTAGTTCAAGATTTTGGAGCAGGCTCAAAGGTAAATAAAACACCTGAGAGGGCTGTCAAAGATATTGCAAAAAATGCTACTAAAAATGCTCAAATAGGGCAACTGCTTTTCAGGCTTGTCAATCGCTTTCAACCCAAAACTATTATAGATTTAGGTACTTGTTTGGGTATTACGACTGCATATTTGGCAAGCCCAGTTCCTAAAAGTACCATTTATACTTTTGAAGGTTCTGAAAGCCTTATACAATTAGCTCAAACACATTTTAAAATGCTTGGTTTATCAAATATCAAAACAGTTTTGGGCAATATTGATGATACTTTACCTGCAACACTTGATACTTTTGACAAAATTGATTTTGCTTTTATAGATGCAAACCATCGTTATGAGCCTACTATTAGGTAT
It includes:
- a CDS encoding SAM-dependent methyltransferase, coding for MIKSYLEYFWKAKDEHGLHSPFVFELYTQIIKKSEEEYYAYAEIEQLRENLLNSTETIVVQDFGAGSKVNKTPERAVKDIAKNATKNAQIGQLLFRLVNRFQPKTIIDLGTCLGITTAYLASPVPKSTIYTFEGSESLIQLAQTHFKMLGLSNIKTVLGNIDDTLPATLDTFDKIDFAFIDANHRYEPTIRYFEQILDKSHEDTVIILDDIYWSDEMKRAWQNVVSHPQVMISIDLFWIGIVFLRKKQPKQHFTLKF
- a CDS encoding amidohydrolase; its protein translation is MKKVSILFLMFGAYFASAQNPTPAPKQTRPVVIRNATIHVGNGTVVEKGTIVFEQGKITLVDKNIASDLKDAQTIDATGKHVYPGLILPSTTVGLTEVDAVRATRDYYEVGTYNPHVRSLIAFNTDAEMLPTIRYNGVLLVQSTPRGGIISGSSSIMELDGWNWEDAVHKADDGIHMNWIPLYSFNWREQMMEKNNERPKRIAELEQFFTEAIAYSQTTNPSSVNLRYEAMKGVFEGSKNLYIHADEAKDIIESVQFAQKKGVKKIVIVGGSESFRVADFLKNNNIPVLLNRVHSLPNRADDDIDIAYKLPAVLQKAGVLVGLNYEGDMESMGSRNLAFTAGTAATYGLDKEEALKMITSNTAKILGIDATVGSLEKGKDATLIISSGDILDMRGNQVEMAFIKGKQIELTSKQTELYQRYKKKYGK
- a CDS encoding 3-oxoacyl-ACP synthase; translation: MKFKDKIVLVTGSARGIGKAILTKFVEEGAIGIIWDVQTELAQKTAQELTEKGGKVFVVENVDVRNLESVEKATKQVLEKYNRIDILVNNAGILRDASLKKMTAENWQAVLDVNLTGVFNCAKVVSQVMTEQQYGKIVNISSIVGITGNFGQSNYVAAKAAIVGLTKTWAKELGRYNINVNAVAPGAIDTEMFASVPEDHRKAFIQKIPMGRIGTPEDIANLCAFLASEESSFITGQTIIADGGGTLG